One Deltaproteobacteria bacterium DNA window includes the following coding sequences:
- a CDS encoding aminoglycoside phosphotransferase family protein, whose protein sequence is MNVVVSDTYGVGKDPALSFLSDAIDPAIAGSRLRECLRAARGWDPELLGIRVARLKPGRRAVVEYDIRIGGERSASEKITLLGKARAKGIRQESIRVQLDLRNAGFGSGSEDAVFVPEPVGVIPEFRMWLQRKVPGVSAARLLPGADGPALADRIAGAIHKVHRAGVPAHRRHTMGDELAILKGCLERVAEMRPAWKARLQRLLSSCGRIGAAVPGPEAKGIHRDFHPDQVIVDGERLFLVDFDDYCEGDPGVDAGNFTAHLTELALRTMGDPDALRDREETFRDRFFRLSGARHREAADAYALLTLARHIHISTLFPDRRLFTERILDLCELRAAGEKAA, encoded by the coding sequence GATCCCGCGATCGCCGGATCGCGGCTCCGGGAGTGCCTCCGGGCGGCCAGGGGGTGGGATCCCGAATTGCTGGGGATCCGGGTCGCGCGCCTCAAGCCGGGAAGGCGCGCCGTGGTAGAGTACGACATCCGGATCGGCGGGGAGCGGTCCGCCTCCGAGAAGATCACGCTCCTGGGCAAGGCTCGCGCCAAGGGGATCCGGCAGGAGAGCATCCGGGTGCAGCTCGATCTTCGGAACGCGGGATTCGGGAGCGGGAGCGAAGACGCGGTCTTTGTGCCCGAGCCGGTCGGGGTTATCCCGGAATTCCGGATGTGGCTCCAGCGGAAGGTGCCGGGGGTTTCCGCGGCGCGCCTCCTTCCCGGGGCGGATGGCCCCGCCCTCGCCGACCGGATCGCCGGAGCGATCCACAAGGTGCATCGGGCGGGCGTCCCGGCGCACCGCCGCCACACGATGGGGGACGAGCTGGCGATCCTGAAAGGTTGCCTGGAACGCGTGGCGGAGATGCGGCCCGCGTGGAAGGCACGCCTCCAGCGTCTCCTTTCGTCGTGCGGGCGGATCGGCGCGGCGGTCCCCGGGCCGGAGGCGAAGGGAATCCACCGTGATTTCCACCCCGACCAGGTGATCGTGGACGGGGAGCGGCTGTTCCTGGTCGACTTCGACGACTATTGCGAGGGAGATCCGGGAGTCGACGCGGGGAATTTCACCGCCCACCTGACCGAGCTTGCCCTGCGCACCATGGGGGACCCCGATGCCCTCCGGGACCGGGAGGAGACGTTCCGGGACCGGTTCTTCCGCCTCTCCGGGGCGCGGCATCGGGAGGCGGCGGACGCCTACGCGCTGCTGACCCTGGCCAGGCACATCCACATAAGCACCCTGTTTCCGGACCGGCGCCTCTTCACGGAGAGGATCCTCGACCTGTGCGAGCTCCGCGCGGCGGGGGAAAAAGCGGCGTAG
- a CDS encoding alginate export family protein encodes MNGIRSAIRFNRVAPLAVAAAFLLASAWVPRTAFAQPTEPSVKEAGTEETAVFDSGAAPRTRIPLAPGLSIGFRTELQYQREDNFDLEKAVPDDVRFFEPLVRVALSYSPRPMFTFLVDVEGARRFLDDEENKKHSESRLELKQAYLSVKEPIPGLTLQAGRIRFKDHREWLYDEELDGGRVFYTFSRFAAEASVTQKNNRDLLHGGGGEDITNFVVIGRYSPVDDVEIAAYGFVRRDRSVADESPWFLGIHSHGEPVKRLEYWLEAAMVRGRSGPRDIEGSGFDVGATYGFSAPLRPAVTLGYAFGSGDRDTTDGTDKSFRQTGLQENEGKLHGVRRVKYYGEMLDPELSNIHILTASVGIRPERNYSLDFLFHRYRQDEAFRRLTIAGRDTTQLDKSPNGVSKDLGNEYDLVVAYRNTPRTLTAKGTFGRFDPGSAFDDFRPKSRSYFTELKVAYDF; translated from the coding sequence ATGAACGGAATACGGAGTGCGATTCGCTTCAACCGGGTGGCCCCGCTGGCGGTTGCAGCGGCCTTCCTGCTCGCGAGTGCGTGGGTTCCTCGCACCGCATTCGCCCAGCCGACGGAACCCTCGGTCAAGGAGGCGGGAACGGAGGAGACGGCGGTGTTCGACTCCGGCGCCGCTCCGCGGACCCGGATCCCGCTTGCGCCCGGCCTGTCGATCGGGTTCCGGACGGAACTGCAGTACCAGCGGGAGGACAACTTCGACCTGGAGAAAGCGGTCCCCGACGACGTCCGGTTCTTCGAGCCGCTGGTCCGGGTCGCCCTTTCGTACTCCCCCCGGCCGATGTTCACCTTTCTGGTCGACGTCGAGGGAGCGAGGAGATTCCTGGACGACGAGGAGAACAAGAAGCACAGCGAATCCAGGCTCGAGCTGAAGCAGGCCTATCTCTCGGTGAAGGAACCGATTCCGGGGTTGACCCTCCAGGCGGGGCGCATCCGGTTCAAGGACCACCGCGAATGGCTGTACGACGAGGAGCTGGACGGGGGCCGGGTCTTCTACACCTTCTCGCGGTTCGCCGCGGAGGCGTCCGTGACGCAGAAGAACAACCGGGACCTGCTCCACGGCGGGGGCGGCGAGGACATCACGAACTTCGTGGTGATCGGTCGGTACTCGCCGGTGGACGACGTCGAGATCGCGGCGTACGGGTTCGTGCGCAGGGACCGTTCGGTCGCCGACGAGAGTCCCTGGTTCTTGGGGATCCATTCCCACGGAGAGCCGGTGAAGCGCCTCGAGTATTGGCTGGAGGCGGCCATGGTCCGCGGGAGAAGCGGCCCCCGGGACATCGAGGGATCGGGATTCGACGTGGGCGCCACGTACGGTTTCAGCGCCCCCTTGCGTCCCGCCGTCACGCTGGGATACGCCTTCGGGAGCGGGGACCGGGACACCACGGACGGAACGGACAAGAGTTTCCGCCAGACCGGACTCCAGGAGAACGAGGGGAAGCTCCACGGGGTGCGGCGGGTCAAATATTACGGCGAAATGCTGGATCCGGAACTGAGCAACATCCACATCCTGACGGCGAGCGTCGGCATCCGTCCCGAGCGCAACTACTCCCTGGATTTTCTCTTCCACAGGTACCGCCAGGACGAGGCGTTCCGGAGATTGACCATCGCGGGGCGGGATACGACCCAGCTCGACAAGAGCCCGAACGGCGTCAGCAAGGACCTCGGCAACGAGTACGATCTCGTGGTCGCGTACCGGAACACCCCGAGGACGTTGACCGCGAAGGGGACCTTCGGCCGCTTCGACCCCGGAAGCGCATTCGACGACTTCCGGCCCAAGAGCCGATCCTATTTCACCGAGCTCAAGGTCGCCTACGATTTTTAG